A genomic region of Chryseobacterium sp. KACC 21268 contains the following coding sequences:
- a CDS encoding GLPGLI family protein, protein MKKTLLLMITFLSLVSFAQGTRIMYEYRFISDLAKKDSANTELMYLDIKKDGSKFYSRQKFYSDSIRDAYIQKQLASGATNFNYNDNNAGKVEFSVIKSYPDFKINLHTPIGQNRFDVTDSKPMNWKIEPEKKKIDQFEVQKATLEFGGRIWTAWFSQDFPFQDGPYKFHGLPGLILEMEDSTGTHIFKFAGSKKFDEVEKIEKKDIESTAPGGRVVRFGNMAGGKELEVTEEQFIKQWKDYKNDPVKDMRQNLSRPGVKMRVNINGKEMTDPAEMLRNMEKFQRELINKDNNKIEPSLYP, encoded by the coding sequence ATGAAGAAAACACTTTTATTAATGATAACCTTCCTGAGTTTAGTATCATTTGCTCAGGGAACAAGAATTATGTACGAATACAGATTTATTTCAGATCTCGCGAAAAAAGATTCTGCCAATACAGAATTGATGTATCTAGATATTAAAAAAGACGGAAGCAAGTTCTACAGCCGTCAAAAATTCTACAGCGACTCCATCCGCGATGCTTACATCCAGAAACAATTGGCTTCTGGTGCAACCAATTTTAATTATAATGATAATAATGCCGGGAAAGTAGAATTTTCGGTCATCAAGTCTTATCCTGATTTTAAAATAAACTTACACACTCCTATTGGTCAAAATCGTTTTGATGTTACAGATTCCAAACCAATGAATTGGAAAATTGAGCCAGAGAAAAAAAAGATTGATCAATTCGAAGTTCAGAAAGCCACTTTGGAATTTGGCGGAAGAATTTGGACAGCCTGGTTTTCTCAGGATTTTCCATTTCAAGACGGTCCTTACAAATTTCATGGTTTGCCAGGATTGATACTGGAAATGGAAGATTCTACCGGAACTCACATTTTCAAATTCGCTGGAAGTAAAAAATTTGATGAGGTCGAAAAAATCGAGAAAAAAGATATTGAATCAACGGCTCCAGGCGGAAGAGTTGTAAGATTTGGAAATATGGCCGGCGGAAAAGAACTGGAAGTTACCGAAGAACAATTCATCAAACAATGGAAAGATTATAAAAATGATCCGGTAAAAGATATGAGACAAAACCTGTCCAGACCAGGCGTGAAAATGAGAGTCAACATCAACGGTAAAGAAATGACAGATCCTGCAGAAATGCTGAGAAATATGGAAAAATTCCAAAGAGAGCTAATCAATAAGGATAATAACAAAATAGAACCTTCGCTTTATCCTTAA
- a CDS encoding HAD hydrolase family protein: MSYLPKLKNIKAFVFDVDGVFTDGSVYLLPDKNMSRVMSVLDGYAVVQSIKQGYKIGIITGGNDPMVQNRMEYLGIKDYYAKSSHKISDYEDFKSKYNLKDSEILMMGDDIPDIGIMKLAEISACPANAVPEVKAISDYISPVYGGKGAVRDVIEQVMKVQGKWNLDEETKSA, from the coding sequence ATGAGTTATTTACCCAAATTAAAAAATATAAAAGCCTTCGTATTCGATGTTGACGGTGTTTTCACAGATGGCAGCGTTTATCTTTTGCCAGACAAAAATATGAGCCGTGTGATGAGCGTCCTTGATGGTTATGCAGTGGTACAATCCATCAAACAAGGTTACAAAATCGGAATCATCACCGGCGGCAACGATCCGATGGTGCAAAACAGAATGGAATATTTGGGCATTAAGGATTATTACGCTAAGTCATCGCATAAAATTTCGGATTATGAGGACTTTAAATCAAAGTATAATCTCAAAGATTCTGAGATTTTAATGATGGGCGACGATATTCCGGATATTGGCATTATGAAACTGGCAGAAATTTCCGCTTGTCCAGCCAATGCCGTTCCGGAGGTGAAGGCGATTTCAGATTACATTTCTCCCGTTTATGGTGGAAAAGGCGCCGTCCGTGATGTTATTGAACAAGTGATGAAAGTCCAGGGAAAATGGAATCTGGACGAAGAAACAAAATCAGCTTAG
- a CDS encoding Maf family nucleotide pyrophosphatase, whose protein sequence is MKLLLASQSPRRKELLSQLGYQFETVSIDVDESYPSDLAPEKIAEFVSNKKAKAFNVNTDEILLTSDTIVALDQKILLKPKDEKEAFEMLKNLSDKKHQVYTAFTIKTKDSEISKTSKTDVEFSEISEDEIRFYINHYKPFDKAGSYGIQEWLGMAKIKNITGSFYAVMGFPVDLVYEELKKLNCFPENL, encoded by the coding sequence ATGAAATTATTATTAGCCTCCCAATCACCCAGACGAAAAGAATTATTATCGCAACTTGGCTATCAATTCGAAACCGTTAGTATTGATGTTGATGAGTCTTATCCTTCGGACTTAGCACCAGAAAAAATTGCCGAATTTGTTTCAAATAAAAAAGCAAAAGCGTTCAACGTTAATACTGATGAAATTCTTCTGACATCTGACACGATTGTGGCATTAGACCAGAAAATTCTCCTCAAACCAAAAGATGAAAAAGAAGCTTTTGAAATGCTGAAAAATCTTTCCGATAAAAAGCATCAGGTCTATACTGCTTTCACTATCAAAACAAAAGATTCTGAAATAAGTAAAACCAGCAAAACGGATGTGGAATTTTCTGAAATCAGTGAGGACGAAATCAGATTTTACATCAATCATTATAAACCTTTTGATAAAGCAGGATCGTACGGAATCCAGGAATGGTTGGGAATGGCCAAAATTAAAAATATCACTGGATCATTCTATGCTGTAATGGGTTTTCCGGTAGATTTGGTTTATGAAGAACTCAAAAAACTGAACTGCTTTCCTGAGAATTTGTAA